The proteins below come from a single Erysipelothrix piscisicarius genomic window:
- the murD gene encoding UDP-N-acetylmuramoyl-L-alanine--D-glutamate ligase has product MNALIIGGARSGIGCARLLNKEACEVILTTNQDFPERHELEALGIKVSLDDKDLRLVAPYDYVIKNPGIPNDHPLVSQFSRTYNEIEIASRYAKNAMFYAISGTNGKTTTTTCLHEMLLKKDSNALLAGNVGYALSEAVYRDGDVVRDVALEISAFQMEGTPTFSPEVYALMNLSPDHMDRYDQVDDYYKAKLNILPNVKTFIRNCDDENIMRLTRDYQGTVYNLSITHDADICVRQGWVYFLDQALFEVASLKLVGAHNLMNAAFAASLAFLAGVDLQAIQNVIQTFSGVEHRIEFVDEVDGVRYYNDSKATNPESTEVCLQAFEKPIILLAGGFDKHISFDLLKPYESRIKTLYVFGQSSDQICEVFPFAIKVDSMKIAFIEAKSHAIPGDIIVLSPACASYDQFENFEIRGNIFKEYVKTL; this is encoded by the coding sequence ATGAATGCGTTAATTATTGGAGGAGCACGTTCAGGGATTGGATGTGCTCGTCTTCTCAATAAAGAAGCTTGTGAAGTGATTTTGACGACAAATCAAGACTTTCCGGAGCGTCATGAACTTGAAGCTTTGGGGATCAAAGTTTCTTTAGATGATAAAGATCTGCGTCTTGTCGCACCTTACGATTATGTAATTAAAAATCCTGGGATTCCAAATGATCATCCACTTGTATCCCAATTTTCACGCACCTATAATGAAATCGAAATTGCATCACGGTATGCGAAAAACGCAATGTTTTATGCGATATCGGGGACCAATGGTAAAACAACCACAACTACATGTCTTCATGAAATGTTATTAAAGAAAGATTCGAACGCATTGCTTGCAGGGAATGTGGGATATGCATTGAGTGAAGCGGTTTATCGCGATGGAGATGTTGTTCGTGATGTCGCCTTAGAAATATCGGCTTTCCAAATGGAAGGAACACCGACCTTTTCACCGGAAGTTTATGCGCTTATGAATTTAAGTCCCGATCATATGGATCGTTACGACCAGGTTGATGACTATTACAAGGCAAAGCTAAATATCCTACCCAACGTTAAAACATTTATTCGTAACTGTGATGATGAAAACATTATGCGCTTAACACGCGATTATCAAGGAACGGTTTATAATTTATCAATTACTCACGATGCCGATATATGTGTCCGTCAAGGTTGGGTATATTTCCTGGACCAAGCATTGTTCGAGGTTGCGTCTTTAAAATTAGTGGGGGCGCATAATTTAATGAATGCGGCTTTTGCGGCGAGCCTTGCTTTTCTAGCGGGTGTTGATCTTCAAGCCATTCAAAATGTGATTCAAACATTTAGTGGTGTGGAACACCGTATTGAATTTGTGGATGAAGTGGATGGGGTTCGTTATTATAATGATTCAAAAGCAACCAATCCAGAGTCTACAGAGGTATGTCTTCAAGCCTTTGAAAAACCCATTATCTTATTAGCGGGTGGTTTTGATAAGCATATTTCATTTGATCTCCTTAAACCTTATGAATCACGCATTAAGACCTTGTATGTATTTGGTCAGAGTTCTGATCAAATTTGTGAAGTATTTCCGTTTGCCATCAAAGTCGATTCGATGAAAATAGCGTTTATAGAGGCGAAATCGCATGCAATACCTGGCGATATCATTGTATTGTCTCCTGCATGTGCAAGTTATGACCAATTTGAAAATTTTGAAATTCGTGGTAACATATTTAAAGAATACGTTAAAACTCTCTAG
- a CDS encoding Ig-like domain-containing protein, protein MFKTFLATVLLLSGIGPNPQINKQPIADKIPPATHRVAVSQDDTEVVKDPIKIKQTKYDLYENSSMQIDYTLEGLSKQATVSFKSENPDIVSVSEKGLLTTLSKGSSIITIVAVDGEQIYTKEISVKVNVLDGTINFKNEDIYINRGFEYELEYTLSNDAMKDKSIIWSSENTAVADVVNGKVTAKSAGTTTITAQIGTITSSVKVTVTIPLRDIEFNPSNLSIVLEDEVAIPDLIFVPYDTTTSRNASYVSEDNGIVEVIGDHLVAKKIGKTKVTATIGEHHAELEVTVKSKQTESGADIIKLKVDKEDGDRLVLVTDNLSKADNQKYALTLPDEILTKFIEARDHSEVILVLDDVLLEKDMANLESFVVSEAVMSALTDKTLSIHLVDKRNVPLIIYNFQGAYPHDVDLRFKIIQITERSPLYEQLSGRAFELVFANQSQFGEGTTVELSAKLIESTFSQMHFIYERTNKNDLEFTNQEVSVSNEDRLKFSVTNNDYVITFNKLAKTDDHFIIISLLIIVLTIIGGSGFFYFNKYKKKKKL, encoded by the coding sequence ATGTTTAAAACATTTTTAGCCACAGTATTACTTCTGAGTGGTATTGGGCCAAATCCACAAATTAATAAGCAACCCATTGCGGATAAGATTCCTCCTGCTACGCATCGTGTTGCGGTATCGCAAGATGATACGGAAGTTGTTAAAGATCCAATAAAAATTAAACAAACCAAATATGATTTGTATGAAAATTCAAGCATGCAAATTGATTACACCTTAGAAGGGCTGAGCAAGCAAGCGACGGTATCCTTTAAAAGTGAAAATCCAGATATTGTAAGTGTGTCGGAAAAAGGCTTGCTTACAACGCTTTCAAAGGGATCGTCCATCATCACTATTGTTGCAGTGGATGGGGAACAAATTTATACGAAAGAAATCAGTGTTAAAGTAAATGTTTTGGATGGAACCATCAATTTTAAAAATGAAGACATTTATATTAACCGTGGATTTGAATATGAACTTGAATATACCTTAAGCAATGACGCCATGAAAGATAAAAGCATTATTTGGTCATCTGAGAATACGGCCGTTGCGGATGTTGTAAATGGCAAGGTAACCGCGAAATCTGCGGGGACGACAACGATAACTGCGCAGATTGGAACCATTACATCCAGTGTGAAAGTTACCGTAACCATTCCTTTACGTGATATTGAGTTTAATCCTTCAAATCTCTCCATTGTTTTGGAAGATGAAGTCGCAATCCCTGATCTTATTTTTGTACCTTATGATACAACGACTTCACGCAATGCAAGTTATGTTTCGGAAGATAATGGTATTGTGGAAGTTATCGGAGATCATTTGGTTGCAAAGAAAATTGGTAAAACCAAAGTTACCGCAACAATTGGTGAACATCATGCTGAACTTGAGGTTACAGTTAAATCAAAGCAAACAGAATCCGGTGCCGATATTATCAAACTGAAGGTTGATAAAGAAGATGGCGATCGATTGGTTCTCGTTACAGATAATCTTAGTAAGGCAGATAATCAAAAATACGCGCTTACATTACCGGATGAAATCTTAACGAAGTTTATTGAAGCTCGTGATCATTCAGAAGTGATATTGGTTCTGGATGATGTGTTATTAGAAAAAGATATGGCAAACCTAGAGTCCTTTGTTGTTTCTGAAGCAGTCATGAGCGCCTTAACGGATAAAACATTATCCATTCATTTGGTTGATAAGCGTAACGTACCTCTAATCATCTATAATTTTCAAGGGGCCTATCCACATGATGTGGATTTACGATTTAAAATCATCCAAATCACAGAGCGTTCACCCTTGTATGAACAGTTATCAGGGCGGGCTTTTGAGTTGGTTTTTGCGAATCAATCACAATTTGGTGAAGGGACGACCGTAGAGTTGTCCGCGAAATTGATTGAGTCAACGTTCTCCCAGATGCATTTTATCTATGAACGTACTAACAAAAACGATCTTGAGTTTACCAATCAAGAAGTCTCTGTATCCAATGAAGATCGACTTAAATTTTCGGTAACCAATAATGACTATGTGATTACATTCAATAAGCTTGCGAAAACCGATGATCATTTTATCATTATCTCGTTACTCATTATTGTCCTAACAATAATTGGAGGAAGTGGTTTTTTCTATTTTAATAAGTACAAGAAAAAGAAGAAACTATGA
- the aspS gene encoding aspartate--tRNA ligase — protein sequence MERTHHNGMLRIEHVGEHVELVGWVAKRRNFGSINFIDLRDRSGLVQLVVNHDEYPIVQELKNEFVIAVRGTVRERQDKNPKMATGDIEIDVTDVKIINKAAQTPMIIADETDALEETRLKYRYLDLRRPVMQNKLITRARIVTEMRRTLDEMGFIDVETPMLTKSTPEGAREYLVPSRVHEGEFYALAQSPQIFKQLLMIGGLERYYQVARCFRDEDLRADRQLDFTQVDIEASFLDQQQFMSLIEEIVNNVMVNVLNLEKPRIPQIRFEDALNVYGSDKPDMRFEMYLQDFNRIFILSEFKVFSDTLKEGGVLKGLVLKGQAESMTRKVMDKYTDLVKKNGLKGLVVLKVEEEGFTGGAAKFIDEQERLQMIQEYDLEVGDVVFIGSGMWENTCTAIGALRLQLAKDYQLIPEDAFAYCWVVDFPMFEMDEDVIIARHHPFTAPREADEALLETEPLKVIAQAYDLVLNGFEIAGGSMRIYRQELQEQMFEIIGFTPEQIQKRFGFFVDAFKYGTPPHGGIAFGLDRFAMALTHSDTIRDVIAFPKNASARCPLTNAPSPAVDKQLEELHLEIVHKKKESE from the coding sequence ATGGAAAGAACACATCATAATGGAATGTTAAGAATTGAACATGTTGGGGAACATGTGGAACTTGTTGGTTGGGTTGCGAAACGTCGTAACTTTGGGTCCATTAATTTTATTGATTTAAGAGACCGAAGTGGCTTGGTTCAATTAGTTGTGAATCATGATGAATATCCAATTGTTCAAGAATTAAAGAATGAATTTGTCATCGCGGTTCGTGGAACGGTTCGTGAGCGTCAGGACAAAAATCCTAAGATGGCTACAGGGGATATTGAAATCGATGTAACTGACGTTAAAATTATTAATAAAGCAGCACAAACACCAATGATTATTGCGGATGAAACCGATGCATTAGAGGAAACACGTTTAAAGTATCGTTATCTTGATTTGCGTCGTCCTGTGATGCAAAATAAATTAATTACCCGTGCACGTATTGTCACGGAGATGCGTCGTACCCTTGATGAGATGGGATTTATTGATGTTGAAACGCCAATGCTTACCAAATCAACACCAGAAGGCGCTCGTGAATATCTTGTTCCTTCCCGTGTTCATGAAGGGGAATTTTATGCCCTTGCGCAATCACCGCAAATATTTAAACAATTACTCATGATTGGTGGCCTTGAGCGTTATTACCAAGTCGCACGTTGTTTCCGTGATGAAGACTTGCGTGCTGACCGTCAGTTAGACTTCACCCAAGTCGATATTGAAGCATCCTTTTTGGATCAACAACAATTTATGAGTCTTATTGAAGAAATTGTGAATAACGTGATGGTCAATGTATTAAACCTTGAAAAACCACGTATTCCTCAAATTCGCTTTGAAGATGCATTGAATGTTTATGGTTCCGATAAGCCTGACATGCGTTTTGAAATGTATCTTCAAGATTTTAATCGAATTTTTATTCTGAGTGAGTTTAAAGTATTCAGTGATACCCTTAAAGAGGGTGGTGTCTTGAAAGGTCTTGTCCTTAAGGGACAGGCTGAATCGATGACCCGTAAAGTCATGGATAAGTACACAGATCTTGTAAAGAAAAACGGATTAAAAGGTCTTGTCGTCTTGAAAGTTGAAGAAGAAGGTTTCACCGGTGGTGCGGCTAAATTTATCGATGAACAAGAACGCCTTCAAATGATTCAAGAATATGATTTAGAAGTCGGTGATGTTGTCTTTATTGGAAGTGGTATGTGGGAAAACACATGTACGGCAATTGGGGCACTTAGACTTCAACTTGCTAAAGATTATCAGTTAATTCCTGAAGATGCATTTGCATATTGCTGGGTTGTGGATTTCCCAATGTTTGAAATGGATGAGGACGTTATTATTGCCCGTCACCATCCATTTACAGCACCACGAGAAGCGGATGAAGCACTCTTAGAAACTGAACCCCTTAAAGTTATTGCGCAGGCTTATGACCTTGTATTAAACGGATTTGAAATTGCAGGTGGATCGATGCGAATCTACCGTCAAGAATTACAAGAACAAATGTTTGAAATTATTGGCTTTACGCCAGAACAAATTCAAAAACGTTTTGGTTTCTTTGTAGATGCCTTTAAATACGGTACACCACCACATGGTGGTATTGCGTTTGGATTGGATCGCTTTGCGATGGCGTTAACACATTCGGATACAATTCGTGATGTTATTGCGTTCCCTAAAAATGCATCAGCACGTTGTCCATTAACCAATGCGCCATCCCCTGCCGTTGATAAACAACTAGAAGAGTTACACTTAGAAATTGTTCATAAAAAGAAAGAATCTGAATAA
- a CDS encoding single-stranded-DNA-specific exonuclease RecJ yields MTNALSPLVQETLKTMNLTDSQLQELFNPTDRIVSNKAIDSIIDFYQRATKLIVCGDYDCDGVSSTSIAVLLAKKCNLEVGYYIPNRLKEGYGVSKETITMAHKRGYKDVLIIDNGVKAHEEIAYAQALGMRVAVVDHHIIDEPVTADAFLHPDVCSPYEASMCASGLIYCVAERMGLSDSYMLALACTATVADVMPLWGKNRELVRNGIQALNQNQFLQFDALVKRNRFTHYSAKLLSFQAIPKINTVGRLGDLANVNTLVQYFTTPDESVITSYAKQLFKLNDYRKEQGKALKEVAMAQVNDDPIQIIVDKRFHEGLLGIVANQVAQETMKPTVVLTEYDNVLKGSARSMTFSLQDIFTEVHSDYFVAMGGHDFAYGMTLNKATFDAFRADVNQIVSDFGAFEGRHETVLSIDPAWITQTALDELRHLEPFGEGFKLPLMRVDIPRDFQLYNLNGYGFKYAFNGFPFDEAVFFTQQYQKYQLQAARSLIVTLDLDSRSKNVLFVEDFE; encoded by the coding sequence ATGACTAACGCTTTATCACCCCTTGTACAAGAAACGCTTAAAACGATGAACTTAACGGACTCTCAATTACAGGAATTATTCAATCCAACAGACCGTATTGTTTCCAATAAGGCCATCGATTCCATCATTGATTTCTATCAACGTGCTACTAAACTCATTGTTTGTGGCGATTATGACTGTGATGGTGTTTCTTCAACAAGTATTGCGGTGCTCTTAGCAAAAAAATGTAATCTTGAAGTCGGTTATTATATTCCAAATCGACTTAAAGAAGGATACGGGGTCTCAAAGGAGACCATAACCATGGCTCACAAACGGGGCTACAAGGATGTCTTAATTATCGATAACGGGGTTAAGGCTCATGAAGAGATTGCGTATGCGCAAGCGTTAGGAATGCGTGTTGCGGTGGTTGATCATCATATCATTGATGAACCCGTCACCGCTGATGCGTTTTTACATCCCGACGTATGCAGTCCGTATGAAGCATCAATGTGTGCCAGTGGACTCATATATTGTGTTGCGGAACGCATGGGTTTAAGTGATTCATACATGCTTGCCTTGGCATGCACTGCTACGGTTGCGGATGTAATGCCGCTTTGGGGTAAAAATCGTGAGCTTGTTCGTAACGGAATTCAGGCATTGAATCAAAATCAATTCTTGCAATTTGATGCGTTAGTTAAACGAAATCGCTTTACGCATTACTCCGCAAAACTGTTGTCATTTCAAGCAATTCCAAAAATCAATACGGTTGGACGCTTGGGTGATCTTGCGAATGTGAATACCTTAGTCCAATACTTTACAACACCGGATGAATCGGTAATTACGTCATATGCCAAACAATTATTCAAACTTAATGATTACCGTAAAGAACAAGGAAAAGCATTGAAAGAAGTAGCCATGGCTCAGGTTAATGATGATCCCATTCAAATTATTGTTGATAAGCGATTCCATGAAGGGTTGCTCGGTATTGTTGCGAACCAAGTTGCACAAGAAACCATGAAACCAACTGTTGTTCTTACGGAATATGATAATGTCTTAAAAGGAAGTGCTCGAAGCATGACGTTCTCACTTCAAGATATTTTTACTGAAGTTCATTCAGATTACTTTGTGGCCATGGGTGGCCATGATTTCGCATACGGAATGACTTTAAACAAAGCAACCTTTGACGCTTTTAGAGCAGATGTTAATCAGATTGTATCCGATTTTGGAGCGTTTGAAGGACGTCATGAGACCGTGCTTTCCATTGATCCGGCTTGGATCACTCAAACAGCTCTGGATGAGTTACGCCATCTAGAACCCTTTGGTGAAGGTTTTAAATTGCCGTTAATGCGTGTTGATATCCCACGTGATTTTCAATTATACAATCTTAATGGATATGGATTTAAATATGCATTTAATGGGTTTCCATTTGATGAAGCGGTATTTTTTACCCAACAATATCAAAAATATCAATTGCAAGCTGCACGCAGTTTAATTGTAACATTAGATTTAGACAGTCGTTCAAAAAATGTATTGTTCGTAGAAGATTTTGAATAA
- the hisS gene encoding histidine--tRNA ligase: MSENYRAPRGTQDVFGAEAKKWQYIERIARDMCDRYHITEMRTPIFEHTHVFARGNDGSDVVNKEMYTFEDRGHRSLTLKPEGTAGLVRSFVEHKLYATGGALQRYFYIAPNFRYERPQAGRLRIFHQFGVEFLGEANPYIDIESMLVGINILKEVGITQFKLVVNTLGDQASQDAYKKALRDHFSGHLDTMCADCQRRYEQNPLRMLDCKVDQDHEAMKTAPCNHDYLNDASRDYFEALKRTLNEQQIEYEIDSRLVRGLDYYHHTVYELISTDPKAASQSTIFAGGRYSKLVEYFGGPSVDAIGFAMGLERLLLYADLAGVEFDTEDRIDVFGMPLGSEANASMFKMVETLREAGYDADMDYYNKSMKAQFKQVDRFNAKIAMICGSDEVAENAVTLKNIETQEQCRVAQTDVVEQVRKWIGAK, translated from the coding sequence ATGTCAGAAAATTATCGCGCACCTCGCGGTACACAAGATGTTTTTGGAGCAGAGGCTAAAAAGTGGCAATATATTGAACGCATTGCTCGAGATATGTGTGATCGTTACCATATCACTGAAATGCGCACGCCAATCTTTGAACATACGCATGTATTTGCGCGAGGCAATGATGGTAGTGATGTTGTGAATAAAGAAATGTATACGTTTGAAGATCGTGGTCACCGATCGCTTACACTAAAACCGGAAGGAACTGCGGGCTTAGTTCGAAGTTTTGTTGAACACAAACTGTATGCAACTGGTGGGGCGCTGCAACGTTACTTTTATATTGCACCAAATTTCCGCTATGAAAGACCCCAAGCAGGACGCTTGCGAATTTTTCACCAATTTGGTGTTGAATTTTTAGGGGAAGCAAATCCATATATCGATATTGAATCCATGCTCGTTGGAATCAATATATTAAAAGAAGTTGGAATTACTCAGTTTAAACTTGTTGTAAACACATTGGGTGATCAAGCGTCACAAGATGCATATAAAAAAGCATTGCGTGATCATTTCAGTGGCCATTTAGATACAATGTGCGCGGATTGTCAACGTCGCTACGAGCAAAATCCATTAAGAATGTTGGATTGTAAAGTAGATCAAGACCATGAAGCCATGAAGACGGCTCCATGTAATCATGACTATCTAAACGATGCTTCACGCGATTACTTTGAAGCTTTAAAACGTACACTTAATGAACAACAAATCGAATATGAAATTGATTCTCGTTTGGTTCGTGGTTTGGATTATTACCATCACACGGTTTATGAACTCATTTCTACAGATCCTAAAGCTGCATCGCAATCAACAATTTTTGCAGGTGGCCGTTATAGTAAACTCGTCGAATACTTCGGTGGACCTTCTGTGGATGCGATTGGATTTGCGATGGGATTAGAACGTTTACTCCTGTATGCAGATTTAGCAGGCGTTGAATTTGATACAGAAGATCGCATTGACGTCTTTGGGATGCCTTTGGGAAGTGAAGCAAATGCATCAATGTTTAAGATGGTCGAAACATTACGTGAAGCAGGTTATGATGCGGATATGGATTACTACAACAAATCCATGAAAGCACAATTTAAACAAGTAGATCGCTTTAATGCGAAGATTGCAATGATTTGTGGGAGTGATGAAGTTGCAGAAAATGCAGTAACCTTAAAAAATATTGAAACACAAGAACAATGTCGTGTTGCACAGACCGATGTTGTGGAACAAGTTAGAAAATGGATTGGAGCTAAATAA
- a CDS encoding RelA/SpoT family protein produces the protein MRQFQAISFDMILEETSKYITSPENIELITHAYKFAEAKHSGQYRKSGEPYIVHILHVCYILSNLGMSPTTISAGLLHDVIEDCDVSKEELAEEFNEEIATLVESVTKIGNIEFKDEKEYLAANHRKIFIAMAKDVRVIFIKLVDRLHNMRTLQYHTPEKQKKIAAETLDVYAPIAHRLGLGEIKNELEDLSFSYLHRDKYYEIARLVDDRKAERDAQVTRMIEDIAELLLENNIRFNIFGRSKHLYSIYKKMTTKHKRFDEILDLLAIRIITETELNCYEILGHIHANYRPIPGRLKDYIAMPKMNMYQSLHTTIVGDEGAIFEVQIRTKQMDEIAERGVAAHWRYKEGNTNQEANQKEIEDRLSWFRDINILTEGVDENAQDYMNVLQKDIFEANVYVMTPKGRVIGLPNGATPIDFAYRVHTEVGHQTVGAIVNGTLVPLNTPLKTGDVVQVKTSKQSTPSEDWLKVVKTTHARNKIRNFLLKQQMDNRKEVVDKGESMFREECKRRGIDEKELKASKRFEHVYSQFSVNSFDDLMYAIASKSLSFPALFEKLDLNKNINDENSKVEKVVARSATQQSKSTSKSGVSVSGIDSMMIGLSNCCNPVYGDEIVGYVTKGSGVKVHRKDCPNIAHETARLIEVQWEENHEQGEYEAVLQILSTDRNFLLTDIITIASQLKVRLNAINSEINEDRIHATTTMRAVVRDADHLKTLIANLRKVDSVIRVDRITL, from the coding sequence ATGAGACAATTTCAAGCTATTAGTTTTGATATGATACTCGAAGAGACGTCAAAATATATTACATCACCTGAAAACATTGAATTAATTACGCATGCATATAAGTTTGCGGAAGCGAAGCATTCAGGTCAATATCGTAAAAGTGGTGAACCGTATATTGTTCATATTTTGCACGTGTGTTATATCCTTTCAAATTTAGGCATGTCTCCAACCACCATTTCTGCAGGATTGTTGCATGACGTAATTGAAGATTGTGATGTAAGTAAAGAAGAACTTGCAGAAGAATTTAATGAAGAAATCGCAACACTGGTGGAAAGTGTTACCAAAATAGGAAATATTGAATTTAAAGATGAGAAGGAGTATCTTGCGGCAAATCATCGTAAAATCTTTATTGCGATGGCAAAAGATGTCCGGGTTATTTTTATTAAACTTGTAGACCGTCTCCATAATATGCGAACGCTCCAATATCATACTCCAGAAAAACAAAAAAAGATTGCGGCAGAAACCTTAGATGTCTATGCTCCGATTGCCCATCGATTAGGTCTTGGTGAAATTAAAAATGAACTCGAGGATTTAAGTTTCAGTTATCTTCACCGTGATAAATATTATGAGATTGCAAGACTCGTGGATGATCGTAAAGCAGAACGCGATGCACAGGTCACACGCATGATTGAAGATATTGCCGAGCTATTGCTCGAGAATAATATTCGTTTTAATATTTTTGGGCGTTCTAAACATCTCTATTCGATTTATAAAAAAATGACGACCAAACATAAACGTTTTGATGAAATTTTAGATTTACTTGCAATCCGAATTATTACCGAAACCGAATTAAATTGTTATGAAATTCTGGGTCATATTCACGCGAATTATCGCCCGATACCAGGGCGTTTGAAAGATTATATAGCAATGCCGAAAATGAATATGTATCAATCCCTTCATACCACAATCGTTGGTGATGAGGGCGCTATTTTTGAAGTTCAAATTCGAACGAAACAAATGGATGAAATTGCGGAGCGTGGGGTTGCAGCGCATTGGCGATATAAAGAAGGCAACACCAATCAAGAAGCAAATCAAAAAGAAATTGAAGATCGCCTTTCATGGTTTAGAGATATTAATATCCTTACCGAAGGTGTGGATGAAAATGCACAAGACTATATGAATGTGCTTCAAAAAGATATTTTTGAGGCTAATGTTTATGTGATGACTCCCAAAGGTCGCGTTATTGGCTTGCCAAATGGTGCAACGCCAATTGATTTTGCGTACCGAGTGCATACCGAAGTCGGACATCAAACCGTTGGTGCTATTGTCAACGGGACCTTAGTACCTTTAAATACACCCCTTAAAACGGGGGATGTTGTTCAGGTTAAGACATCGAAGCAATCGACACCCAGTGAAGATTGGCTGAAAGTAGTCAAAACAACGCATGCCCGAAATAAAATTCGTAACTTTCTTCTAAAACAACAAATGGATAACCGCAAAGAAGTTGTGGATAAAGGCGAGTCTATGTTTAGAGAAGAATGTAAACGTCGTGGTATCGATGAGAAGGAACTCAAGGCTTCAAAACGATTTGAACATGTATACAGTCAGTTTTCAGTAAATTCTTTTGACGATTTAATGTATGCGATTGCTTCTAAATCACTTTCCTTTCCTGCTCTTTTTGAAAAATTAGACCTTAACAAAAACATCAATGATGAAAACAGTAAAGTTGAAAAAGTGGTTGCTCGCAGTGCAACGCAACAAAGCAAGTCAACCAGTAAATCTGGCGTTAGTGTTTCCGGAATTGATTCAATGATGATTGGTTTAAGCAATTGTTGTAATCCAGTCTATGGCGATGAAATTGTAGGTTATGTTACAAAGGGGAGTGGTGTTAAGGTACACCGCAAGGATTGTCCAAACATTGCCCATGAAACAGCCCGTCTCATTGAAGTGCAGTGGGAAGAAAATCATGAACAAGGGGAGTATGAAGCAGTGCTTCAAATTCTCTCAACGGATCGTAACTTCTTGCTTACAGATATCATCACCATTGCTTCACAGCTTAAAGTGCGTTTGAATGCTATTAATTCAGAAATCAACGAGGATCGTATTCATGCGACCACAACGATGCGCGCTGTTGTACGGGATGCAGATCACTTGAAAACATTGATTGCGAATCTGCGAAAAGTTGATAGTGTGATTCGTGTTGATCGCATCACATTGTAA
- a CDS encoding post-transcriptional regulator, which yields MKDDNTQQFKLLLTLRLRQIHNNGLKGVSYDDLYRMFTTYVWRHKEPSRLSELADDIFKTTDEDVVRWLATESKINGLKSSLEDYQNLFEDEEIQ from the coding sequence ATGAAAGATGATAATACACAACAATTTAAATTGTTACTAACATTAAGACTTCGTCAAATACATAATAATGGATTAAAAGGCGTTTCATATGATGATTTGTACCGCATGTTTACAACCTATGTATGGCGTCATAAAGAGCCATCTCGGTTAAGTGAATTAGCCGATGATATTTTTAAAACGACGGATGAAGATGTTGTAAGGTGGCTTGCGACGGAATCTAAAATCAATGGGTTAAAATCATCTCTTGAAGACTATCAGAATTTATTTGAGGACGAGGAGATTCAATGA
- a CDS encoding adenine phosphoribosyltransferase yields the protein MDLKNYIATIDDFPKEGIKFRDITPLMADGEAFAEATRLFEGFARKVGADVIVGPESRGFIFGCPVAYAMNIGFVPVRKPGKLPRETVSYKYDLEYGSNELHIHKDGVKPGQKVLIIDDLLATGGTVEASVALIEELGAEVVGCGFLIELEDLNGRDKLEGYEVFTIMQY from the coding sequence ATGGATTTAAAAAACTATATTGCAACAATTGATGATTTCCCTAAAGAAGGCATCAAGTTTCGAGATATTACCCCTTTAATGGCCGATGGTGAAGCTTTTGCGGAAGCAACGCGCCTCTTTGAAGGTTTTGCCCGTAAAGTCGGTGCAGATGTTATTGTAGGACCGGAGTCCCGAGGGTTTATCTTTGGGTGTCCAGTTGCTTATGCAATGAATATTGGGTTTGTTCCTGTTCGTAAACCGGGTAAATTACCTCGTGAAACGGTAAGTTACAAATACGATCTTGAATATGGTTCCAATGAACTTCATATCCATAAAGACGGTGTAAAACCAGGACAAAAAGTGCTCATCATCGATGACTTACTTGCTACTGGTGGAACGGTTGAAGCGTCGGTAGCACTTATTGAAGAATTGGGTGCTGAAGTTGTAGGATGTGGATTTCTTATTGAACTTGAAGATTTAAATGGTCGCGACAAACTTGAAGGCTATGAAGTCTTTACAATTATGCAATACTAA